CGTCCTTCACCGCATGGCGAAACGGGCGGGACATGCCTGGCGAGTGCTCGGAGCCGATGGCCGCGTGGAGGAGCAGGCCGGTCCAGAGCGGCTCTTCGGGACTGAAGTTGAAGGCGAGATCCGCGACGATGAGCGTGCGCGAGGGGCGGTGGAAGAAAACGAATTCGCCGTAGGTCTTGTTGCCGCCCACCTCGAGTGCATCGAGTTCATCGGCCCATTCGGGCGGTGGCGGAAGGATCGGGAGCGTCTCGAAATTGACGGTCTCGGAAAAACCGGGCGGGGCGAGGAACGGGATGTCGGGAAAGATGTCGCGACCGATGCGGGAAAACGTGTCGTGATGACGCATGGCCTCGACGATCCATGCCGGATGCCCAGCAGCGTGGATTTTCGAGACGTCGGCGGGCTCGAAGGGGCCGGTGGAGTGGATGACGAGGTCGCCGGAGGCAAGCCGAATGAGCGTGACGTTGCGCCGAAGGTCCGCCCCGAAAAGCTTGAGCGGGTAGGGGAGCAGCCAGAGATTTTCGGCGAGTTTTTTCATCGGAGGGTCGCGAACGGATCGCGTCGCGCCGGTTCGCCGGATGCTTTCGCGTCGAAGGAATCAGGCCTTCGGCAGGATGACGCGGAAGGTCGATCCCTTGCCGACCTGACTTTCGACCTCGATGCGTCCGCGCAGGAGCGCGACGAGCTGGCGGGTGATTGCCAGGCCCAGCCCGACCCCCGGGGTCGCCTCGAACGGCGTTTTCGCACGGTAGAATTCGTCGAAGATGCGGGATTGATCCTCCGGAGCGATGCCGCATCCGGTGTCGCTGACTTCGAGCCGCCAGTGGTCGGCGTCATGCGGCAGAAACGCGAGCCGCACCTCGCCGGCGGCGGTGTATTTGATCGCGTTGGTCAGCAGGTTCAGGCCGACGCGGCGCAGGAGGTTGCCATCCATGTTGACCGGGCCGAGATTCGGCGCGAATTCGCTGCTGAATCCGAGTCCCTTGTCGGCGGCCGTCGATCGGGCGATCATCACGAGCTCGTCGAAAAGCGCGGTGGGCGACTGCAGCTCGAGGGTGATCTTCTCCGCGGCGGAGGCCAGGAGCGAGAACTCGAGAAGCTGCTTCATCAGGCTGTTCATCGCGGAGATGCTGCGCGTGATGGCGGCGAGCGATTCCTGCGCGTCCGGGTCGTTCGCCGTCGCCGAGCGCTTGAGGAAGCTCGTCATCAGGCCGGCGGCGTTGAGGTGATTCGCGATCTCGTGCGTGATCGTGCGCAGCATGCGCAGGCGGCGTTCGTCGAGATCGAGGAGCTGCACGTTGAGCGCCTCGGATTGCGCGTGGGCCTCCTCGAGGGCCTGGTTCGAGGCGAGTAATTCCGCCTGCTGACGGGAGACAAATCCGGCGGTGGATTCGGCGATGACGCCGTCGAGAATCGCGTGGAGGATGCCGGAGGATTCCAGCTGCACGCGGCGCTCGGATCCGCTCGCGATGTCGAATTCCACCCACGCCTCGATGAGCACGTTGCGCAGGATCGAGACCTCGCGCAGGAGCTCCGGCAGGCTGTAGTTTTGGTCAGCGCGCGTCTCGCCGTGGACCTGGCTCTGGCGGGTCGTCTCGGTGGCGGCGTGCGGGGTTCCGCGCAGGCGATGGATCAGCGCGTCGAGCAGGAAGGGCAGGTGATCGATGAGCTGCTCGCGCGGCAGGTCGTCCGCGGAGGGGATTTCCCGGTCGCGATGCACGCGCATCAGCCACTCGACGGTGATCGCCTCGCGGCGCCGATCGAGGTAGTCGGCCAGGTCAGGATGGGAAACGGACATCGCGGCAGAATGCCGAAGTCGCGCTTTTTTGGCAATTGCGCCGCCGAATCTCACTCGCAGCGACGGCCGCAGTCGAAGCCCGGCGCGAATTCCCAAAGACCAACCGTGTTCTCCGGCCAACTCCGCGCTTGATCGCGCTGCGTCGGGGCTTAGCGTAACGAACGAACCAACCCGATAAAATCATGGCCTACGAACTTCCTGCGCTCCCGTATCCGACCAACGCCCTCGAGCCCAACATCGACACGAAGACGATGGAAATCCACCACGGCAAGCACCACCAGGCTTACGTGACGAATCTCAACAAGGCTCTCGAAGTCGCGCCCGAGCTCGCGTCGAAATCCATCACCGATCTCATCGCCGATCTCAGTGCCGTTCCGGAGGCCATCCGCGGTCCTGTCCGCAACAACGGCGGTGGCCACGCGAACCACTCCTTTTTCTGGACCATCCTCAGCCCGAGCGGCGGCGGCGAGCCGACCGGCAAGCTGGCGGAAGCGATCACCGCGAAGTTCGGCAGCTTCGACGAGTTGAAGGTCAAGGTCGAGGCGGCCGGCGCCACGCGTTTCGGCAGCGGCTGGGCCTGGCTCTACGTGAGCAACGGCGCGCTCGAAGTGGGCTCCACTGCGAACCAGGACAGCCCGCTCATGGGCAAGGCCGTCGCCGGCATCGAAGGCACGCCGATCCTCGGCATCGACGTCTGGGAGCACGCCTACTATCTCAACTACCAGAACCGCCGCCCCGACTACCTCAAGGCCGTCTGGAACGTCATCGACTGGACCAAGGTCGGTGAACTCTACGAGGCCGCGGTGTAAGGCGAACACTCGATAAAATGATCTCCCAAAAGGGCGGACTTCGGTCCGCCCTTTTTGCTGGCTCCGAGGCAAGCCGCAATGGGAAGGGGCGAGGGGACACAATCCCATTGCCAGACGGGCGGGGGGGATTGGTAGATTTTCGGCATGCTTTCCGCTCGTCGTCAGTTTTTGGATGCGTTTCTCGGGGCCCTCGGGGCAGCGGAGATCGTGGAATCGCTCGAGCGGGAGACGGAGCTGCGGGGAACCCTGCGCTTTGCCGAGGATTCCGAGGTGATCGACCTTTCCGGCGACGAAGGCGGCGATTTGCAGGATTTCGTCTGGCCGGTGCGCGAGGAAGACGCGCCGTCGCTGCTCGCGTATCGCATTGCCGACGTGTTGCAGCGGTATCAGCTCGTCGAGATCGACCGGCTGCGGGTGTCGCGGGAGACGCTGCTCGCGATGCTACGCAATGATTTCGACGAGCCGGTGGGCGACGGAGAGTTCGACGAGGCGCTGGGGGAGTTGTTTGCGATCGAGGTCGCGATGGTGGAGGACGGCGCGGAAACGGGCGACGTGTTCCGGATTCGCGAGTAGCGGCGAGGGAATTAGGCGGAAGTTCATCTTCACCCGCCCCGGCAAACCCTGTTAATCCTGTCTCCCTTTTCCCATGGCACAGCTCAACTCGAATTATCTCAAACTCAAGGCCGGCTACCTCTTCCCGGAGATCGGTCGGCGCGTGAAGGCTTTCACCGACGCGAATCCCGAGGCGGCGAGGCGCCTGATCCGTTGCGGCATCGGCGATGTCACCGAGCCGCTCCCGCTCGCGGTGCGCGAGGCGATGCACAAGGCCATTGACGAGATGGGCACCCGCGAGGGCTTCCACGGCTACGGCCCCGAGCAGGGCTACGAGTTTCTGCGGCATGCCATCGCGGAGAATGACTATCGCGCGAAGGGCCTGGAGGTCGCGGACGACGAGGTGTTCGTCTCTGACGGCTCGAAATGCGATTGCGGCAACATCCTCGACATCTTTGGGCACAACAACCGCATCGCGGTGACGGATCCCGTCTATCCCGTCTACGTCGACACGAACGTGATGGCCGGTCATACCGGCGAGGGCGACGAGAGCGGCCGCTACGCCGGGCTCGTTTATCTGGAATGCAACGCGGAGAACGGCTTCGTGCCCGCGCTGCCGACCACCCCCGTCGACCTCATCTACCTCTGCTATCCGAACAATCCGACCGGCGCCACGGCCACCCGCGCGCAGCTCGAGAAGTGGGTGAACTATGCCCTCGACCACGATGCCGTCATTCTCTTCGACGCCGCTTACGAGGCCTACATTCAGCACGCGGACGTGCCGCACTCGATCTACGAGATCCCCGGCGCGCGGAAGTGCGCGATCGAGTTCCGCAGCTTCTCGAAGAACGGCGGATTCACCGGCACGCGTTGCGCCTTCACGATCGTGCCGCACGATCTCCTCTGCCGCACCGACTCGGGCGAGAAGAAGCCCCTGCACCCGCTCTGGAACCGTCGCTTCAGCACGAAGTTCAATGGCGTGAGCTACATCACGCAACGCGGCGCCGAGGCGCTCTACTCCGCCGAGGGCAAGGCGCAGATCGCCGCGCTCGTCGAGCTCTACATGGGCAACGCCGCGATCCTCAGCGCCGCGGCGAAGGACTGTGGCCTGGAGGTCTACGGCGGCGCCAACGCCCCTTACATCTGGGTGCGCGGCCCGAAGGGGATCACGAGCTGGGAGATGTTCGACAAGATTCTCAACGAGGCAAATGTCGTGATCACGCCCGGCAGCGGCTTCGGCCTCTGCGGCGAAGGTTACTTCCGCATCTCGGCCTTCAACAGCCGCGCGAACGTCGAGGAGGTCGCCCGCCGCATCAAGGCTCTGGGCTGGTAATGCCTTCGAGATCACCTAGGATCACCTGGATGAAATCGCCGTTTATTCCCATCGTCGCGCTGTCGCTTCTTCTCCCGGCCGTTCCTGCGGTCGTCGCCCGGGATTTGCCCGCGATTTCCTCCGGGGCTTACAAATATCGGTCGAAGGTGAAGGACGGAACGGGTTACATCTCCGAGAATAACCTTGGAAGAGTGAGGTTCAGCCAGCGGAAGTCCCAGATTGCGATTTCCGTAACGTGTAGCAACTACCGGATGTTCCTTCTTTTCAAACGAAACGGGCGTTACGCCTTCGAGTGTAAAGCGCTCTCGGCCAAGGCTGGCGATATCCGCCGTGCGGGCAGCTGGAAAACGCGTAAGAATGGCTCCGTGGTCGCCACTTCCGGGAATGCCGGTCTGAAGACCCAAGAAATCTTTTATTTCCCGCTCGCTGGTCACCGGAACCCTTCAGCCTGGCTGACGATCGATCGGACGGATGACGTCTCCCATGTCGTCCGGCGCGAACGTATTTTCGCTCGTTGGCTGCATCGGGATTAACCGTCGATGGCGGCGTGACAGCCACCTACTGAGCTAAAATCAAAGGCCCCGGGGAATCGATTCCCCGGGGCCTTTTGCTAGAAAGAAATTTCGGACGGCTCAGGGGGCTTCGTCGACAGTTACCTTGATTTTCGCGGGCTTGGACTGGACGCCGTTGCCCCCGGTCGCGATGACGGTGATCTTGTTCGTGCCGGGCTTCAGCTTCGCCTTGAAGCTCCATTTCGTGGTGCCCTTGGCCTTCTTCAGCTTACCCTTGCCGATCTTGTATTGGACGAGGTTGACGCCCGCCTTGGAAGTCGCATTGCCTTTGATCTTCAAGGAACGCGCGGTTGTTGTGATCTTCTTCTTTCCGCTGACCTTGACCGTAACCGATACCGGTGTCGGAAAGCTGGTGGGCTGAATCGCAAGCGCGCGAATCGACAACGTTCCCGGTGTTCCGGAAATGTCGCCGATCAGGCTGAAAGTGCCCGAAGTCGACACCGTGAAAAGCTGTGCCTTGTTTGCTCCTCCGCTGGTGTTGAAAAAGGCGGCGAGCATCGTGCCTTCGCCGTAGTCCAGACCGGCGGGTTGGGAGAAGGCGGCGTTCATGGGCGTGGGCAGAGCCGAATAGGTGCCCGTCGAAATATTCGTAGAGGTATTCAGTCCGTCGTTGTTTTGCTCCAGAAAGAAAATCTGGGTCGTTCCTCCGATAGGGGCCGTGAGGTAGGCAGAGCCATTCAGGGCGGGAAACCCCGTGAGCTGGGTCTGCGCCGTCGATGCAAGGGTGTTCGGATCGACCTGGAAATTGTAGAAGAAGTTCAGGATGCGCAACGTGTCCGTTGCGGGATCGAAACCGAAGAACCAGCCGTTGTCGCTGCCGGCGAGAATCGACGCAGAGAGAGAGAGATTCCCGATGAGGGTTGCCGCGGCGGTCGTCGGATTGATCTGGAACAACTTCGCCTGGCTGCCGTCGGTGCCGAGGGCCCAAAGGGTGCCAATTCCGGGTGTGGTGGAACCCGCCCGGGCGGTCGTCCGGAAATCTAGCCCCACGATGCGAAAGCCCGCCGGAAGACCGGTGATTGCCGTGGCCGCCGCGGCTGTCGGGGACGCGGTGTTGATCTTGTAAAGCATGTTCGATTCGTTGACAGCGAAACAGGTTGCAGCTTGGGCCTGGGGAATCGCGAAGGCCATCGAGACGGTGAGGAAAGCAAGGACAAGAAGTCGTTTCATGGTCTGAATGGTAGGGGGAATTTGAGATTAGGGGCAATCTTTACGTGTATTACTAATAATTTGCAGGAGTTGCTTTTCAGGGGTTTTGAAGTTGGAAGTTCAGCTGTCGAAAATGATAGCCGGATCGTTGCGCTCATGCTCAATGGGAAGCGCGCAAATATCTCAATCTCTCACTGGCGACACGGGCATGTCCGTGGGAGGGTGGGCGCTCGATGTCCGCTCACCCTCGCAAGCCCAAACGCTCTCGGGCCACAGGTTCCGTCTGGAAGCGCACGCGCGCGGAGATGGAGCGCGCCCTGCGTGAACTGTGCACGGAGCTGCGGAATCCGGTGCCGGCCGAAACCGCTCGATCCACGCGGACCCGGGGAAAGGGCTCCATCTCGGCAGCGTGAGGCAACCAAGCTCCTGATTCAGGCGGCGTAAGCGGGACGTGGTGGTCTGTCTTATTTGCGGATCACGGTGATCACCGTATCCGCAGAGCTCCCTTCGGGACCTTTCGCATGGATGAGGATTTCGTTCCTGCCGCGTTTGACATGTGCCCTCACGGTCCAGCTGGTAGTGCCTTTGGCTGTCTTGAATCCGCCCGATCCGCGGACGCGATACCGCACCGAAGTCACTTTTCCGGTGGCCTTACCTTTCACGGTGACAAAGGGTTTCCGGACGGTCCGTCGAGTTTTGCCGGAATAGGTAATGCCATTCGACCGAGCCTTCGCGGTGCCGGCAAATCTCGCATAGCTGACGCGGCTTCTCAGGCGCTTGGGAGCGGCCTGAACGGCTCCGGTTTCGAGGTCGAAGACGAAGAGCTGACGTTCGCTGGTGAGAACGCATCCGATTCCCTCGGCGACGTCAGTCGAAAACGTGTCTCCATAAAAATCCGGAAAGGCATTGGAGACGAGCGTCCTCGTAACGCCGGTGACAGGATCGATGGAGACAATATCACTGCTATTGCCGCCCCCGCGAATGCCTACCAGTTTTCCCTCGGGAGCCAATGCCAGCGGGCCGCCGTAAGTCAGCTGGGTTCTTGCGAGGATCTGGCCGCTTTCGAGATCGAATCGGAGGAGCTTTTTGGAGTCGTCGATAACATAGCCGATTCCGGAAGCGCGATCCGAGATGAAAGATCCACCCCAGAATTCGTGCACCGCGTTTGCGATCAGAGTCTTGGTCGCTCCGGTTTTCGGGTTGATGGTGATGATGTCATAACCTTCGCCCGACTTGTAACGCATGCTGATGAGTTGATCGTCGGCGCCCAGCGCCATCGGGCCGCCGTAGGTTCGGGGCAACGCTGGCAGAACGTTGCCGGTGGCGAGTTCGTAGCGGTAGAGCACCGTCGATGTGCTGAAAGTGGGGGAGAAAACGGTGGAGGTGGCGAGCACGTAACCGATGCCCGCCTCCGGATCGGTAATGAAGGAGCCGCCCCAGATGTCTTCGAAAGCCGAACGAACGAGAGTTCTTTCATTTCCAGTGTTCGTATTGATTGCAACAATATCGTAGGCATACCCATTGGGAGCCCCGGGAGCGTTCTGAACAAAACGGAGACCAACAATTGTCGCCGCTTGAGAAGAAGTGGAAAGGGCGACAAAGGTCGCGAAGACGGCGCAAAGGAGAGGTTGCATAGGATTAAATGGCTGGATAATTCTGATACGTGGTTTGTCGGTCTCGCGTCGAGACTTCAATCCGTTTGCATGATTAAATTGCTGTCGCATGCACGAACTGGGCTTTGATCTTGCGATTGGCGCGGCGGCGTTTGTGGCCGGGACGCTCGGGGCAATGATCGGGCTCGGCGGTGGAATCATCATCACGCCGGTGCTCGTGCTTTTTTTTCACGTCGACATCCGTTACGCGATGGGTGCGGCGCTGGCCTCGGTGATCGCGACGTCGTCGGGAGCGGCGGCCGCCTATTTGCGTGATGGCGTGAGCAATATGCGCATCGGCCTGTTCCTTTGCGTGGCGACGACGCTGGGTGCGGTCGGTGGGGCGATGGCCGCAGGCGTGGCGGACGCGGCGTTGCTTTCGCTGATTTTCGGGGTCGCCCTGCTGGTGACGGCGGGGCTTTCGCTGCGCCGAAAGGAAGATTCTGCCGGCGTGGCGCTGCCGGTGAATCCCGTGGCCGCGAAGCTGCGGCTCGACGACGCGTTGCCGACTCCGACCGGACCGCAGCCGTATCACGTGCAGCGGGTGGGATGGGGGTTCCTCGTGATGATCGTGGCCGGCGTGCTTTCGGGGTTGCTGGGGATCGGTTCCGGTGCGTTCAAGGTGCTCGGGATGGACCAGATCATGCGGATCCCGTTCAAGGTCACGACGACGACCAGCAATTTCATGATCGGCGTGACTGCGGCGGCGAGCATCGGCATTTATTTGAAGAACGGCTATCTCGATCCCGTGCTGGTCTGCCCGGTGGCTCTCGGCGTGCTCGCCGGGGCGTTCGTCGGGGCGCGGCTCCTGCCCTACGTTCCGATTGCGGTGCTCAAGATCGTCTTCCTGATCGCGATCTCGGCGATCGGCGTGCAAATGATTCTCAACGGCCTCCCCTCGCACCGATGAAGGAATCCCACCTGCGAAATGTCCTCGCCCGGGTGATGCTGCTCGGCGTCGTGCTGGCGGCGGCGACCATGCTGGCCGGTCTGGTGGTTTTTCTCGCGCATCACGCGGGCGAGCCGACCGGGGACCGCAAATTCACCGGCGAGCCGTCCGATCTCACGCATCCGATGGCGATCTTCCGGGCTGCGCTGCGCGGCAACGACGATTGCCTCATGCAGGTTGGCGTGCTGCTGCTGCTGATCAATCCCCTGGTGCGCGTGGCGCTGGCGGCCTGGGGCTACGCAGCGTCGCGAGACCGGCTTTATGCGGGGATCTCGGCGGTCGTCCTGGGCGTGCTCGTCGTGAGCTACTTCGTCTGACCGAGCCTAGCAGGGCGGATAGTCGCGGAGGTAATCCCACACGGCGTCCTGCCACGGGCGCGGCTCGATCTTCGTCACCTCGGTGAAGCGCTTCGTCGACATCACCGTGTAGATCGGGCGCTCGGCGGCGAAGGTGTCCATTTCCTTGAGCTTGAGCGGCTTCACGGTCGTGGTCTTGACCGGCAGGCCCAGCGTGTCCGCGCAACGCAGCGCGTGCTCGCCAAATTCCTGCCACGAGCACTGGCCGGCATTGCAGAGGTGATACATGCCGCCGGGCGCGTCGACGCCGATGAGCGCGGCAAGCCATTGCGCGACATCGCTCGTGTAGGTCGGTGTGGACCATTTGTCGGCGACCGCGGAGACGTGGGAATCCCCCAGCGCGCGGGAGAGGAGCATGTCGATGAAACTTGGCTTCTCCGGACCGAACACCCACGACACCCGGGCAACGATGGCCGTTGGCAGCGCAGCCAGCACGCCGAACTCGCCGTCGGCCTTGGACAGGGCGTAGACGCCGAGCGGGCTCGGGCGCGAATCCTCGTCGTAGGGTGTGCGCTGGCGGCCGTCGAACACGTAGTCGGTGCTGATGTGGATGAATCGCGCGCCGATCTTCGCGCAGCGTTCCGCGATGTAGCGGGCCGCCACGGTGTTCGCGAGGCGCGCCTCCTCGGGCTGGCGCTCGCAGGCGTCGACGTTCGTATTCGCGGCGCAGTTGATTACCCAGTCGTAGCCCTTCTTCGGGCCGAGGGCGCGGTCGATCGACCCTGCGTCGAGCAGGTCGAACTTCGGGCGGGCGAAGCCCTGCGCGGTGAACAGCGTCTCGCCGTCCGGACCGGAGGTGGTCCATTTTTTCAGCAGGTCCGCGCCGAGGCGGCCGCGGGAACCAAGGATGGCGATCTTCATTTTCCGGCGCCGCCTCGGCGGACGGCCGCGCTGCGGGCGCGTTTTTCGAGGTTGCCCGCTCCCGTGGCCGCAGCCACGCTGGGGACGAAATTCCGCCACTCATGCTCCCAAACGAAGCTTTTGAAATTCCAGCCGAGGCCCCTGCGGCCGGCGGTGACGAAAAGTCGCATGAAGGTGCTTCTAGCAGAAATTCCGCCGCGGCGGCAATCAGGGGATCGTCGGAAAAAGACGTGTGGTATCAGTGCCAGCGCTGCGGAAACTGCTGCCGATGGCCGGGCTTCGTGCGCCTGAACGACGCCGACATCACCGCGATCTCGGGATTTCTGGGGCTCGACGAGCTCGATTTCATCGACCGCTATACCCGCCTGCGGCCCCGGCGCGACGGCCTTGCACTCATCGACAAGCCGAACGGCGAGTGCGTCTTTCTCGACGGCATCGATTGCCGGATCCAGGCGGTGAAACCACATCAGTGCGCCGGATTTCCGAACGCGTGGAATTTCCCGGGCTGGCGGGACGTTTGCGAGGCCGTCGAGATCACAACGGGTTCGACAATCGCCGCCCCGCCGCGATAATTGGCCGCCGTGAGTTACCGCGTTTTTGCCCGCAAATATCGTCCGCAGACCTTCGAAGAGGTGGTCGGCCAGGGCCACATCACGCGCACGCTCGAGAACGCCATTGCGCAGAATCGTCTCGCGCAGGCTTATCTTTTTGTCGGGCCGCGCGGGATCGGCAAGACCTCGACCGCCCGCATCCTGGCCAAGGCGCTGAACTGCCAGAAGGGCCCGACGATCACGCCCTGCGGCGTGTGCGACGCCTGCCGCGAGATTGCCGAGGGCAACAGTCTCGATGTGCTCGAGATCGACGGCGCCAGCAACAACTCCGTCGAGCACATCCGCGAACTCCGCGAGAATGCCGCCTACGCGCCCGCCCGCGGTCCCTACAAGATTTACCTCGTCGACGAGGTGCACATGCTCAGCACCGCGGCGTTCAATGCGCTGCTCAAGACGCTCGAGGAGCCTCCGGCGCACGTGAAGTTCATCTTTGCGACGACCGAGGCGCAGAAGGTGCCGGCGACGATCACCAGTCGCTGCCAGCGCTTCGACCTGCGGCGCATTCCGGCCGAGCTGATTGCCGGCCATCTTCAGCACATCGCGACGCAGGAAAAGGTCGTGCTCGAGCCGGCCGCCGCGGATGCCGTGGCCAAGGGGGCGGACGGCGGCCTGCGCGATGCCGAGTCGATGCTCGACCAGCTCGTGGCCTTCTGCGGCGACAGGATCACGGCCGAGGACGTGCTCACGGTCTTTGGCTTCACTTCGCAGGAAACCGTCCAGGCGCTTTGCGACCATGTTTTCGCGAAGGATGCCGGCGCCGCGCTCGTGCTGGTGGCCGGGCAGGCTGCCGCGGGCAAGGATCTCTCGCGTCTCGCCGGCGACGTGATCAACCACCTCCGCGATCTGCTCGTGCGTTCCGTTCAGCCCGGCGCCGCTTCACCGTTGCCCCGCGAGCGACTGCTCACGCTGCTCGACCATTTTTCCGAGGCGGAGGGCCGCCTGCGCTGGGCCACCGACAAGCGCCTGTATTTCGACGTCGCGATCATCAAGGCCGTGCACCTTCTCGACGAAGCCAGTCTCACCGACGTGATCGATACGCTCGTCGCGATCGGGGGCGGGGAGCCGCTGCCCGAGCGTCCGAAGCAAACCGCTGCGCCGGCTCCCGTCCGCCGCGAGCCCGTGGCTCCGCCGCCATCGCCCAAGGCCGCGCTGGAACCGGTCGCCGCGCCTGCGCCCAGGGTCGACGCGGCGCCGATGGCTCCGGCCGTGCCCGAGTCCTCGCCGTCGGTCGTGGCCGAAGTCGAGGACGAGCCAGAGTCCGTCGTGCCCACGCCGTCCGACGGCGAGGGCATCTGGCGCGAGGTCGCCGCCACGCTCACGGCCGAGTCGCCGATTCGTTTTGCCTGGCTCGAGCGCGGGGAGTTCGTCGGCAGCGCGGCGGGCAAGTTCCGCGTGCGCTTTCCGGTCTCGTTGCACGAGGAGACGGAATCCCTGTTCTGGGAGGATGTGCGTCGCCGCACGGAGGCCATTCTTGCCGGGAAGGTCGGCGAGAAGGTGGAGCTGGCGTGTGAATTCACCATCGAGGAAGTCGAGGTCGCGCCCGAACCCGAGCCGGAGGACATCGCGCCCGTGGCGGAAGCCGCGCCCGAACCTCCGAAGGACCCGATGGAGGATTTCAAAAATGATCCGTTGATCCGGATGGCCCTCGAAAAATTCAAAGGAACCCTACTACCCACATGAATATCGCAAAAATGCTCAAGCAGGCCCAGCAGATGCAGGCCAAACTCGCGGAAACCCAGGCGGAACTCGCCGAAAAGACGTTCGAGGCGAGCGTCGGCGGCGGCAAGGTCAAGGTCGTGGCCAACGGCGGCGGCGAAGTGCTTTCCATCAAGATCGATCCGCAGGTCGTCGATCCGCAGGATGTCGAAATGCTCGAGGACCTCGTGCTCAGCGGCGTGAAGCAGGCCATCGAGGACGCCAAGAAGGCCGCCGGCGCCGAGATGGGCAAGCTCACCGCGGGATTGAACATTCCCGGGATGCCTTTTTAATCGGCACTGACGGGTGCGATCCAGGCGATCGCGGATTTTGGCCATGTTCGAGGTCGGGGGTTGGCCTGCTGTCAAAGCCGCCGCCCCGTCCCCGCGTTACAGCGCGGTCGACTCGAGGAAGTCCTTGCCCTCGGCGAAGCGCACGAGGTTTTCCACGGTGACCCGTGAAATTTCGTTGAGCGCTTCTCGCGTGAGGAAGGCCTGATGCGCCGTGATGAGGACGTTCGGAAACGTGAGCAGTCGGGCAAGTTCGTCGTCCTCGAGCACGAGGCCGGAGAGATCCTCGAAAAACACGCCTTCCTCCTCCTCGTAGACGTCGAGCGCGACGCCGCCGAGGTGGCCGCTCTTGAGCGAGGCGATCAGCGCAGTGGTGTGGACGAGGCGGCCGCGGCTCACGTTCACGAGCATGGCGCCATGTTTCATCCGGGCGAGGAATTGCTCGTTGATGATGTGATC
The genomic region above belongs to Chthoniobacterales bacterium and contains:
- a CDS encoding superoxide dismutase, giving the protein MAYELPALPYPTNALEPNIDTKTMEIHHGKHHQAYVTNLNKALEVAPELASKSITDLIADLSAVPEAIRGPVRNNGGGHANHSFFWTILSPSGGGEPTGKLAEAITAKFGSFDELKVKVEAAGATRFGSGWAWLYVSNGALEVGSTANQDSPLMGKAVAGIEGTPILGIDVWEHAYYLNYQNRRPDYLKAVWNVIDWTKVGELYEAAV
- a CDS encoding sensor histidine kinase, which encodes MSVSHPDLADYLDRRREAITVEWLMRVHRDREIPSADDLPREQLIDHLPFLLDALIHRLRGTPHAATETTRQSQVHGETRADQNYSLPELLREVSILRNVLIEAWVEFDIASGSERRVQLESSGILHAILDGVIAESTAGFVSRQQAELLASNQALEEAHAQSEALNVQLLDLDERRLRMLRTITHEIANHLNAAGLMTSFLKRSATANDPDAQESLAAITRSISAMNSLMKQLLEFSLLASAAEKITLELQSPTALFDELVMIARSTAADKGLGFSSEFAPNLGPVNMDGNLLRRVGLNLLTNAIKYTAAGEVRLAFLPHDADHWRLEVSDTGCGIAPEDQSRIFDEFYRAKTPFEATPGVGLGLAITRQLVALLRGRIEVESQVGKGSTFRVILPKA
- a CDS encoding sulfite exporter TauE/SafE family protein — translated: MHELGFDLAIGAAAFVAGTLGAMIGLGGGIIITPVLVLFFHVDIRYAMGAALASVIATSSGAAAAYLRDGVSNMRIGLFLCVATTLGAVGGAMAAGVADAALLSLIFGVALLVTAGLSLRRKEDSAGVALPVNPVAAKLRLDDALPTPTGPQPYHVQRVGWGFLVMIVAGVLSGLLGIGSGAFKVLGMDQIMRIPFKVTTTTSNFMIGVTAAASIGIYLKNGYLDPVLVCPVALGVLAGAFVGARLLPYVPIAVLKIVFLIAISAIGVQMILNGLPSHR
- a CDS encoding DUF1634 domain-containing protein; the protein is MKESHLRNVLARVMLLGVVLAAATMLAGLVVFLAHHAGEPTGDRKFTGEPSDLTHPMAIFRAALRGNDDCLMQVGVLLLLINPLVRVALAAWGYAASRDRLYAGISAVVLGVLVVSYFV
- the rfbD gene encoding dTDP-4-dehydrorhamnose reductase, which translates into the protein MKIAILGSRGRLGADLLKKWTTSGPDGETLFTAQGFARPKFDLLDAGSIDRALGPKKGYDWVINCAANTNVDACERQPEEARLANTVAARYIAERCAKIGARFIHISTDYVFDGRQRTPYDEDSRPSPLGVYALSKADGEFGVLAALPTAIVARVSWVFGPEKPSFIDMLLSRALGDSHVSAVADKWSTPTYTSDVAQWLAALIGVDAPGGMYHLCNAGQCSWQEFGEHALRCADTLGLPVKTTTVKPLKLKEMDTFAAERPIYTVMSTKRFTEVTKIEPRPWQDAVWDYLRDYPPC
- a CDS encoding DUF4394 domain-containing protein, coding for MKRLLVLAFLTVSMAFAIPQAQAATCFAVNESNMLYKINTASPTAAAATAITGLPAGFRIVGLDFRTTARAGSTTPGIGTLWALGTDGSQAKLFQINPTTAAATLIGNLSLSASILAGSDNGWFFGFDPATDTLRILNFFYNFQVDPNTLASTAQTQLTGFPALNGSAYLTAPIGGTTQIFFLEQNNDGLNTSTNISTGTYSALPTPMNAAFSQPAGLDYGEGTMLAAFFNTSGGANKAQLFTVSTSGTFSLIGDISGTPGTLSIRALAIQPTSFPTPVSVTVKVSGKKKITTTARSLKIKGNATSKAGVNLVQYKIGKGKLKKAKGTTKWSFKAKLKPGTNKITVIATGGNGVQSKPAKIKVTVDEAP
- a CDS encoding LL-diaminopimelate aminotransferase — encoded protein: MAQLNSNYLKLKAGYLFPEIGRRVKAFTDANPEAARRLIRCGIGDVTEPLPLAVREAMHKAIDEMGTREGFHGYGPEQGYEFLRHAIAENDYRAKGLEVADDEVFVSDGSKCDCGNILDIFGHNNRIAVTDPVYPVYVDTNVMAGHTGEGDESGRYAGLVYLECNAENGFVPALPTTPVDLIYLCYPNNPTGATATRAQLEKWVNYALDHDAVILFDAAYEAYIQHADVPHSIYEIPGARKCAIEFRSFSKNGGFTGTRCAFTIVPHDLLCRTDSGEKKPLHPLWNRRFSTKFNGVSYITQRGAEALYSAEGKAQIAALVELYMGNAAILSAAAKDCGLEVYGGANAPYIWVRGPKGITSWEMFDKILNEANVVITPGSGFGLCGEGYFRISAFNSRANVEEVARRIKALGW
- a CDS encoding YkgJ family cysteine cluster protein, which translates into the protein MWYQCQRCGNCCRWPGFVRLNDADITAISGFLGLDELDFIDRYTRLRPRRDGLALIDKPNGECVFLDGIDCRIQAVKPHQCAGFPNAWNFPGWRDVCEAVEITTGSTIAAPPR